Below is a window of Desmonostoc muscorum LEGE 12446 DNA.
TCGTCTATCGTTTTTTAAGTCGGAACTATCAAATAGAATCGGCAGCAGATGGTAAAACTGCCTTATCATTGTTTGAACAATTCAACCCAGCCCTAGTGATTTTGGATTGGAATTTACCAGATGTTAATGGCTATAGCCTCTGCCAAGAAATGCAAAGTCGTACTAATGTTTTAGTGATGATACTGACTAGTAGGACTGACGAGGCTGATAAAATTAAAATCTTAGCTGCTGGTGCTGATGATTTCATGACTAAACCGTTCAGTCTTGCAGAAGTTGAAGTGAGGGTTGAAGCGCTTTTAAGGCGCATACGCTACATCAACCCCTCCCCGACACAACGTATCGTCTTCAAGCAGCTAGTAATTAACCCAGAAGGTAGAGAGGTCACACTTAACGATAAACCCCTGGCCTTAACAGCCCTCGAATTTAATATCTTACATTTTTTGGCAAGTCATGCTGGTCAGGCTTGGAGCCGTCCACAGCTAATTCAAAAAATCTGGGGTTGTGACTACGTAGGAGATGGACGAGTGGTTGATGTACACATTGGTCAACTTCGTAAGAAGATGGAAATCGATGCCAGTGTACCAGAGTTTATTAAAACTGTACGTGGCTATGGTTACAAGTTTGAAATACCTGACGAAAATACTAATTTATAAAAATTGGGCGTTGGGAGTCCTAAGTGACAAGTTAGGAATTAGGAGTTAAGAATTAATTATTCTCCTTGTCCCGTTGTCCCCTTGTCTCCCTCATCTCCCTCATCTCCCTCATCTCGCCCACTCCCGACTCCCTACTCTCAACTCCCTGTGTTATTGAAAAGATAGATTTAGCGTAGAAAGCTACTAACCAGCCACAACAAAATAAAAGTCA
It encodes the following:
- a CDS encoding response regulator transcription factor, yielding MTTVLHTTPKILIVDDDFGVRNLVYRFLSRNYQIESAADGKTALSLFEQFNPALVILDWNLPDVNGYSLCQEMQSRTNVLVMILTSRTDEADKIKILAAGADDFMTKPFSLAEVEVRVEALLRRIRYINPSPTQRIVFKQLVINPEGREVTLNDKPLALTALEFNILHFLASHAGQAWSRPQLIQKIWGCDYVGDGRVVDVHIGQLRKKMEIDASVPEFIKTVRGYGYKFEIPDENTNL